From a region of the Argiope bruennichi chromosome 8, qqArgBrue1.1, whole genome shotgun sequence genome:
- the LOC129981305 gene encoding mitochondrial import inner membrane translocase subunit Tim13-B-like, which yields MNALGEGKLSGAQKEELMDQVKQQVAVLLAQELLQKITDKCFRKCITKPGTSLDNSEQKCLSMCMDRYMDSFSLVSRTYAGRLQRERGQL from the exons atgaatgcaTTAGGAGAAGGCAAGCTTTCTGGAGCTCAAAAGGAAGAGCTTATGGATCAAGTTAAACAACAAGTAGCAGTTTTATTGGCCCAAGAATTACtccaa aaaattactGACAAATGTTTCAGGAAGTGCATCACTAAGCCAGGTACTAGTTTGGATAATTCAGAACAA aaatgcCTTTCTATGTGTATGGACAGATACATGGATTCATTTAGTCTAGTATCTAGAACATATGCTGGTAGACTTCAAAGAGAAAGAGGACAGCTATAG